CCGGATTTCCCGACTTTTGCCTGCATCACAAAATCCCGCTGGTGGTAGATAGACACATCCCGATCCTGGTATTCAGGCCCAAGAATGAGCTGGACAGCTTGTTTTGAGAGCCGGGGCTCAAAGGACAGGGAATTTCCAAGGCTCGGGGCCTCGCCTTTGAACTCTGTAAGGCTGCGCACATCAATGCTGATGCCCAGCTTTTTCTCCATTTTCTCGATGCTCTCTCCCTGCTTTCCGATAATCCGGGCGATATCCCTCTCCGGAACATAGACTGCAACCCTTCCATCCGAAAGCATCTCTGCGCGCACATGCTTGACAAGCAGGGAAAACTCATCTTCAATGGCACGCTGCGCAAGCTTCTGGGAAGGCGATTGTGTGGCTCCCTTCACAGGTATGACAACGGTCTCCTCACCGTACGAATACAGCTCGTACTCAGCTTTCTTCGTCTCGAAATCAGTCACAACAACAATCGGCCTCGCCAGATCCTCCTCGGTCATTCCCTCTGGCACTTTCACAGTCATCATTATGGAAAGCACCTTTGATGGCTTTCCGTTCTTGATGAAGATGACAGTATCAATAACCTGGGGAATGACTCCAAGCTCAATCCTCCCGACAAAGCGCTGGATTGCATCAATAGGCTTTGAGGCATGGACAACGCCGACAAGGCCGATGCCTGCAAGCCTGAGGTCAGTGAAGAGGTGGAAGTCCTGGGTGTTTCTCATCTCATCGAAAATCGTATAGTCCGGCCTGGACAGGAGCAGGATATCATGGATCTCCTGCGCATCAGCATGCGAGATTGCATATTGTGTGATAGTATCGGCAAGGATAAGATCCCTGGGAGCTTCGATGGTCTTGACAATCTTGAGCTTGCTTGCGTAGAATTCTGCCAGCGCCTGGGCAAAGGTTGACTTTCCCATCCCCGGAGCCCCGGCGATGAGGACACCCTCGGCCTGGGACTCTATCCGCTGCCTGAGCCGCTCAGAGAGATGGTAATCTTCCATGCTGAGCTTGGTGATTGGCCGCACAGCAGTGATCTCCCATGCATCAGACAAGGGTGGCTTTGTTATAACAATCCGATACGGACCAAGCTGGACAATGGTTGATCCTGGCCGCTCAATCTCGATAAACGCATCGTTCCGCACGCCAGCGTTTTCTATAATCTCCCGGGCAAGTTCCTGGAGCTTTTCCCGCGAGAGAAGGGTAGAGCCAATAGTGGAGAATTTCCAGTCTCCGGGAAGCCCTTGCTTTGCAGAAGGGAGAACGCCTTCCCTCAGGTGCACCGACATGGTCGTGCTGTCAAAATACGACTCGAGTTGGATGGGCTTAGGTGTCTTCTCAAACTTCTTGAAATGGACAGGGATGCCACGCACATCTGCAATTTGCTTTTGCAGGCTATTGTGGGTGAAGAGAGTGACCCCCTCATCATAGCAGAGGTCAAGGATAAGCGAGTCCACTTTTTCAAGTGTTAAGTGCTCTAATTCAAGCTGCGTCGGCATGCGGCCAGTAAATTCAATCTGGAAATTCAGGCGTGACGATGCTTTTCGCAGCCGGTCAAGCTCATCCATTCCCACAAATCCCTTCGCCTTGTTCTCCTGAGCGCTCTTGTGAAGAAAAGCGACTAATGCGTTGTGGATAAGAATCTTCTCTGCCTTGATGCCGCCTTGCTCAAGGCTGGCAGAGACCAGTCCTTCCAGCAGGACTGAGCTGTCTGGCACAATCCGTTCTATCGTGAGCATACACAAGGGTGAAGAGGGGGATTATTTAAGGGTTATGGTGGCGTATCTTTTCCAGCAGAAAGCTTGTGAGCCTGTCCGCATCATCCTTCTTCAACCCATCAAGATGCAGGAGTTCCTGCGAAGATTTGCCGATTGTAGAGAAATGGACATCCCAGAGGCCAAACAGCTTGTCATAGATATCCTCATCAACAAATACGTTCTGGATTTTGCGATAGGGGGTCGCAGATTCTACAGTGGTGAAGATCCCCCTCTTAAAGATGAAAAGATCCTGCGTTGAGGCATAGGACATGCTTTGGATGAAAAAGAAATCCCTTGCTGCGTGGATGAGAAAGGCAAAAGGAGGGAGCACAAGAAAGCTGAGAAGAAAAACAAGAAGCACAGGAACGCCGATTCCGATGGCGAAGATCCTGACAAGGATTACTCCGATGACAAAAAGGGAGGTAAGGCCGACAAGCAGCCTTGCCGTTGCCCCCAATCCGGTCTTCATTGGCCGCCATACTGAAATATTTACTTCAGCCAGATCCTTGAAATGAGATTCAGACAGCCCCATATTCCTGATGAGTGTGCTTCGCAGGAGTTTTGCATCAGCAGCAGAAAGGTAGGGGATGGCGTTCAGGATTACGTCCTTCCGCTCTTTGCCGACAACCCCCAGCCTGAGGTCGCCTGTTTCGATGATGAGGTCTGCAAGCCCAGTCAGCCGCCTCCAGATGCTCCTCCTGATGTGGATATCCTGGATCTTGTGATACGGAATATGCACACGAGCCTTTGAAAAGAGAGAGTAGTCCAGCTCAAGGTTGTTTGGCAGGACATAAAAAGAGAAGGCGATCTTGAACAGCAGGAGTTTAGAGACGAATCCTATAAAAAAGAAAAGATAGAGGAGGGAAAGAACGCCATTGTTGAGAACGAAAGGCAGCCCGGCAGACCATGCGAGGATCAGCGCACCACACTGGAAGAGTGCGTGGACTCTATACGTCTGCCCTTTTTTCTGCTCGGTTTTTGCGTGTTGCAGGACTGTTATCACCTCATTGGCGTCGTTGATGGAAAGGGCTGAAAGCCTGCCAGGCTGCTGGGAAATGGTCTTGACCTCAATGGAGGTAAGCCCAAGAAGGCGCTCCAGAAAAGACTGGGTGCGATGAGTGTCCTGGATCTTGTCGTACAGAAAAAGAGCTCTTGACTTGGCGAAGATTCCGGATTGAATGAACAGCCCATCATCCCTCAGATCATAATGCTCGAAGAAAAGCCGTAGGGAATTCATTGAAAATGCTG
This DNA window, taken from Candidatus Nanoarchaeia archaeon, encodes the following:
- a CDS encoding PH domain-containing protein, translating into MSRIYKPQALLSLAPGIIIALLIGLTTGFTEDFLFILFFVAAFSMNSLRLFFEHYDLRDDGLFIQSGIFAKSRALFLYDKIQDTHRTQSFLERLLGLTSIEVKTISQQPGRLSALSINDANEVITVLQHAKTEQKKGQTYRVHALFQCGALILAWSAGLPFVLNNGVLSLLYLFFFIGFVSKLLLFKIAFSFYVLPNNLELDYSLFSKARVHIPYHKIQDIHIRRSIWRRLTGLADLIIETGDLRLGVVGKERKDVILNAIPYLSAADAKLLRSTLIRNMGLSESHFKDLAEVNISVWRPMKTGLGATARLLVGLTSLFVIGVILVRIFAIGIGVPVLLVFLLSFLVLPPFAFLIHAARDFFFIQSMSYASTQDLFIFKRGIFTTVESATPYRKIQNVFVDEDIYDKLFGLWDVHFSTIGKSSQELLHLDGLKKDDADRLTSFLLEKIRHHNP
- a CDS encoding PINc/VapC family ATPase; the protein is MLTIERIVPDSSVLLEGLVSASLEQGGIKAEKILIHNALVAFLHKSAQENKAKGFVGMDELDRLRKASSRLNFQIEFTGRMPTQLELEHLTLEKVDSLILDLCYDEGVTLFTHNSLQKQIADVRGIPVHFKKFEKTPKPIQLESYFDSTTMSVHLREGVLPSAKQGLPGDWKFSTIGSTLLSREKLQELAREIIENAGVRNDAFIEIERPGSTIVQLGPYRIVITKPPLSDAWEITAVRPITKLSMEDYHLSERLRQRIESQAEGVLIAGAPGMGKSTFAQALAEFYASKLKIVKTIEAPRDLILADTITQYAISHADAQEIHDILLLSRPDYTIFDEMRNTQDFHLFTDLRLAGIGLVGVVHASKPIDAIQRFVGRIELGVIPQVIDTVIFIKNGKPSKVLSIMMTVKVPEGMTEEDLARPIVVVTDFETKKAEYELYSYGEETVVIPVKGATQSPSQKLAQRAIEDEFSLLVKHVRAEMLSDGRVAVYVPERDIARIIGKQGESIEKMEKKLGISIDVRSLTEFKGEAPSLGNSLSFEPRLSKQAVQLILGPEYQDRDVSIYHQRDFVMQAKVGKSGMININRKSKIGKLLADAIVMGEKIEVMG